Proteins found in one Paenibacillus borealis genomic segment:
- a CDS encoding peptidylprolyl isomerase translates to MKLAIIRLEQGQEIRLELYEHEAPGTVANFEKLANSGFYNGLTFQRVVRGFVAQGGCPEGTGRGGTDKIPCETQGNPHKHVRGALSMAHFGPGTGSCQFFICYDTFDYLDGWHTVFGRVIEGMEHVDALRRGDIMQEISVWDNGNPQG, encoded by the coding sequence ATGAAGCTGGCTATAATAAGGCTGGAACAAGGACAAGAGATCCGGCTTGAACTGTATGAACACGAGGCTCCGGGAACGGTAGCCAATTTTGAAAAGCTCGCGAACAGCGGCTTCTACAACGGCCTGACTTTTCAGCGTGTCGTCCGCGGTTTTGTCGCCCAGGGGGGCTGTCCGGAAGGCACCGGCAGAGGCGGCACTGACAAGATCCCCTGCGAGACACAGGGCAATCCCCATAAGCATGTGCGCGGGGCATTATCCATGGCCCATTTCGGGCCGGGTACCGGCTCCTGCCAGTTTTTTATCTGCTACGATACCTTTGATTACCTTGACGGCTGGCACACAGTGTTCGGCAGAGTAATAGAGGGAATGGAGCATGTGGATGCTTTGCGGCGCGGGGATATCATGCAGGAGATTAGCGTATGGGATAACGGCAATCCTCAGGGGTAA
- a CDS encoding ABC transporter substrate-binding protein — translation MRKGISGVVILVLLTLMISACSNGNNAASTNAGASQTPAETQQPAASEPKDGGSLIIGVASDPVVLNPNYAGDRVSLTIDQALYAPLFQVNNGEKTFYLAESLTPSEDNLTYTLKLKDGLTWHDGEKLTADDIVFTIDSILDEKQNSFLRANFLIGDKAIKAVKVDDLTVEFQLPQVSPAFEATLVQVFPIPKHIFENETDIEKSTKNASPVGSGPFKFKEYKAGEYLTLERFDNYFGGKPHLDSVTYRIAKDTNAANLALQNGEINVQYLDPKDVATIQATNNFEILPYSEGRLAYLMFNANSDTGALAKKEVRQALSLALSRDELIQTAYTSSEYADPAKSFLTPDALYFTNEVTSFDNDAAKAKELLASAGESNLKLRYIVQSGNKAQEAISLYVQQKLKAVGVEVELQNMDSSAWVQKFIDLKSTDYELALTGYIMGYDPDAYRILFTTDSSSNYSHYSNSEVDKLMNDGAGEADPAKRAEIYKKAQELVAEDAPIYPIAYTKTVVAVSKNYGGIDEAVLKPVVIFEDLSKIYQK, via the coding sequence ATGCGTAAAGGGATATCAGGGGTTGTCATTCTAGTTTTATTAACACTAATGATTAGTGCATGCTCTAATGGAAATAACGCGGCATCGACAAATGCGGGTGCCAGCCAGACACCGGCGGAAACGCAGCAGCCTGCTGCCAGCGAACCGAAGGATGGCGGAAGCTTGATTATAGGGGTCGCATCTGATCCGGTTGTACTTAATCCGAACTATGCGGGTGACCGTGTCAGTCTGACGATCGACCAGGCACTATATGCTCCGCTGTTCCAGGTGAATAACGGGGAGAAGACCTTCTACCTGGCAGAGAGCCTGACACCTTCGGAGGATAATCTTACTTACACACTGAAGCTTAAGGATGGACTTACCTGGCATGATGGAGAGAAGCTCACGGCGGATGATATCGTGTTCACCATCGACAGCATTCTCGACGAGAAGCAGAACAGCTTCCTGAGAGCCAACTTCCTGATCGGCGACAAAGCCATCAAAGCGGTTAAAGTGGATGATCTGACTGTTGAATTCCAGCTTCCGCAGGTCAGCCCGGCTTTTGAAGCGACGCTGGTACAGGTATTCCCGATTCCGAAGCATATCTTTGAGAATGAAACTGATATCGAGAAGAGCACCAAGAACGCTTCACCAGTAGGTTCCGGTCCCTTCAAATTCAAAGAATACAAAGCCGGTGAGTATCTGACACTGGAACGTTTCGATAACTACTTCGGCGGCAAGCCTCATCTGGATTCGGTAACTTACCGGATTGCCAAAGATACCAATGCAGCGAACCTTGCCCTGCAGAATGGCGAGATCAACGTGCAGTATCTTGATCCTAAGGATGTAGCAACGATTCAGGCAACGAACAATTTCGAAATTCTTCCTTATAGTGAAGGCCGTCTGGCTTATCTGATGTTCAATGCGAACAGTGATACCGGCGCCCTCGCCAAAAAAGAAGTCCGTCAAGCCCTGTCCCTGGCCCTCAGCCGCGATGAGCTGATCCAGACAGCGTACACTTCCAGTGAATATGCTGACCCGGCCAAGTCATTCCTGACTCCGGACGCGCTGTATTTCACGAATGAAGTAACTAGCTTTGACAATGATGCCGCTAAGGCTAAGGAATTGCTGGCGTCTGCCGGAGAGAGCAACCTGAAGCTTCGTTACATTGTACAGAGCGGTAACAAGGCACAGGAAGCAATTTCGCTGTATGTGCAGCAGAAGCTGAAGGCTGTGGGCGTAGAAGTTGAACTGCAGAACATGGATTCCTCGGCCTGGGTGCAGAAGTTCATTGATCTGAAATCTACCGACTACGAACTGGCATTGACCGGTTATATCATGGGATATGATCCCGATGCTTACCGTATTCTGTTCACAACAGACAGCTCTTCCAACTACTCGCATTATTCGAACAGTGAAGTTGATAAGCTGATGAATGACGGTGCAGGCGAAGCGGATCCGGCAAAACGCGCAGAGATCTACAAGAAAGCGCAGGAGCTTGTCGCTGAAGATGCACCGATCTACCCGATCGCTTATACTAAAACAGTTGTAGCTGTATCGAAGAACTACGGCGGCATTGATGAAGCCGTATTGAAGCCGGTCGTTATCTTCGAAGACCTGTCCAAGATCTACCAGAAATAA
- a CDS encoding ABC transporter permease, with the protein MRQLIVRRLLQTLPMLFFVSVVCFTMIKLAPGDPVLSFVTPNMHADDIERIRHNLGLDKPAYIQYFIWIKEMVQGNFGYSLINHQPVLGQILERLPATAGLMGSAIALAVILAIPLGLVAGANRNRWADKLINFISYVGISIPLFWLAILLMYLFAIKLHLLPSMGMRTIGVESPLDVLKHGILPCSVLAFGFLAGYVRYIRSSTIGQLKEEYVQIQYAFGSKKSTILFRHVMKHVLLPVITLLGMSMGDLVAGAIVTETVFSWPGIGSLGMTAVKGMDYPVIMGITLFSSLMLILGNMVADILYSFVDPRIKLKG; encoded by the coding sequence ATGAGACAACTCATCGTCCGAAGGTTGCTGCAAACACTGCCGATGCTGTTTTTTGTATCCGTAGTGTGTTTTACAATGATCAAGCTGGCTCCGGGAGATCCGGTGCTATCTTTCGTTACGCCCAATATGCATGCCGATGATATTGAGCGTATCCGCCATAATCTGGGGCTGGATAAGCCCGCCTATATTCAATATTTCATCTGGATTAAGGAAATGGTCCAGGGCAACTTCGGGTATTCCCTGATCAATCACCAGCCGGTGTTGGGACAGATCCTCGAACGCCTGCCGGCTACAGCCGGGCTGATGGGCAGCGCCATTGCGCTGGCGGTGATTCTGGCGATTCCTCTAGGTCTCGTGGCCGGTGCGAACCGCAACCGCTGGGCAGACAAGCTGATTAACTTTATTTCCTATGTGGGGATCTCCATTCCGCTATTCTGGCTGGCGATACTGTTGATGTATCTGTTCGCCATTAAGCTGCACCTGCTGCCGAGTATGGGGATGCGCACGATTGGTGTGGAATCGCCGCTGGATGTGCTGAAGCACGGAATCCTGCCTTGCTCGGTACTGGCCTTCGGTTTCCTTGCCGGGTATGTGCGTTATATCCGCTCCAGCACCATCGGGCAGCTCAAAGAGGAATATGTGCAGATCCAGTACGCTTTTGGCTCGAAGAAATCGACGATTCTGTTCCGCCATGTGATGAAGCATGTGCTGCTGCCGGTTATTACCCTGCTGGGCATGTCTATGGGAGATCTGGTGGCCGGTGCTATTGTCACCGAGACGGTATTCTCGTGGCCGGGCATCGGGTCGCTGGGGATGACGGCGGTTAAGGGGATGGATTATCCCGTCATTATGGGGATTACCTTATTTTCTTCCTTAATGCTGATCCTCGGTAATATGGTGGCGGACATTCTCTACAGCTTTGTCGATCCGCGAATTAAATTAAAGGGGTGA
- a CDS encoding ABC transporter permease, which produces MNRSKWKNLQSELFTNGLGVAALAVLAIFTLGAIFAFLSGYDPNAMDAMARLTKPGAGHLFGTDDYGRDYLSRALYGGRVSLLVGFASMVVATFVGVMVGVISGYFGGWLDNLLMRMLDIIMSIPSFLILLLLSVYLKPSIGNLIIIIALLMWMNVARVVRAETLTIKEREYVLYAKASGQSSFGMIWRHILPGLVPVIIVGATNNIASAIMMESSLSFLGFGVQPPNATWGSMLNSAQGYIAEAPYLALFPGLMILLTVLSFNVLGDILRVGFEPKLIRR; this is translated from the coding sequence ATGAATCGCAGTAAATGGAAAAATCTACAGTCAGAGCTGTTTACGAACGGTCTGGGTGTCGCTGCTCTTGCTGTATTGGCTATCTTTACGCTGGGGGCCATCTTTGCCTTCCTGTCCGGATATGATCCGAATGCCATGGATGCCATGGCCCGCCTCACCAAGCCCGGCGCCGGACATCTGTTCGGAACCGATGACTATGGACGCGATTATCTGTCCAGAGCGCTATATGGCGGCCGTGTCTCGCTGCTCGTCGGTTTCGCCTCCATGGTCGTGGCTACCTTTGTGGGTGTAATGGTTGGAGTGATCAGCGGATATTTCGGCGGCTGGCTGGATAATCTGCTGATGCGGATGCTGGATATTATCATGTCCATTCCGTCCTTCCTGATCCTGCTGCTGCTCAGCGTCTATTTGAAGCCGAGCATCGGCAATCTGATCATTATTATTGCCTTGTTAATGTGGATGAACGTGGCCCGCGTTGTGCGCGCGGAGACCCTTACGATCAAGGAACGCGAATATGTGCTGTATGCCAAGGCTTCCGGCCAAAGCTCCTTCGGCATGATCTGGCGGCATATCCTTCCGGGACTGGTGCCGGTGATTATCGTCGGCGCGACGAATAATATTGCGTCGGCCATTATGATGGAATCGTCGCTGAGCTTCCTCGGCTTCGGGGTACAGCCGCCGAACGCCACCTGGGGCAGCATGCTGAACAGCGCGCAGGGGTATATTGCAGAGGCGCCTTATCTGGCGCTGTTCCCGGGGCTGATGATCCTGCTGACCGTTCTGAGCTTCAATGTGCTGGGTGATATTTTGCGGGTCGGCTTTGAACCAAAGCTGATCCGGAGATAG
- a CDS encoding ABC transporter ATP-binding protein, with protein sequence MTERLLTVENLQVSFATRDGENQAVRGVSFHIDAGETVGIVGESGSGKSVTAKAVMSLITPPGRMTAGKLEFRGESLKGLTEKQWRTLRGNRIAMVFQDPMTSLNPVKRIGQQLTEVIRRHRGLNKAEAYAEAAEILRQVGIRDPEQRLKQYPHEFSGGMRQRVMIAMALSCQPELLIADEPTTALDATIQAQILDLFKELKERSDTAVALITHDLGVVAQVCTRVIVMYGGLVMEEGTVEDIFYRPQHPYTQGLLRSIPKRGGGSRERLIPIEGTPPDLLNPPPGCPFMDRCPHAFARCSERPPVVELAPGHRSMCWLAEGAEQQAAVTVGRDSGE encoded by the coding sequence ATGACTGAACGGCTGCTGACTGTTGAGAATTTGCAGGTTTCATTTGCTACCCGGGACGGCGAGAATCAGGCCGTCCGCGGTGTTAGCTTCCATATAGATGCCGGTGAAACGGTGGGGATTGTCGGAGAATCCGGCAGCGGCAAAAGCGTCACCGCCAAGGCGGTCATGTCCCTGATCACGCCGCCGGGCCGCATGACTGCCGGTAAGCTGGAGTTTCGCGGCGAGAGTCTGAAGGGACTCACGGAGAAGCAGTGGCGGACCCTGCGCGGGAACCGGATCGCGATGGTCTTTCAGGACCCGATGACCTCGCTGAATCCGGTCAAAAGAATAGGCCAGCAATTAACCGAAGTTATCCGCAGACACCGCGGATTGAATAAAGCGGAGGCGTATGCCGAGGCGGCGGAAATCCTCCGCCAGGTTGGCATACGCGATCCCGAGCAGCGCCTGAAGCAGTATCCGCATGAATTCAGCGGAGGCATGCGCCAGCGGGTCATGATCGCGATGGCGCTCTCCTGCCAGCCGGAGCTGCTGATTGCCGACGAGCCGACCACGGCGCTGGATGCAACCATTCAGGCGCAGATTCTGGATCTGTTCAAGGAGCTGAAAGAACGGTCGGATACAGCGGTAGCGCTGATCACCCATGACCTTGGTGTCGTGGCTCAGGTCTGCACACGGGTTATTGTGATGTACGGCGGGCTTGTTATGGAGGAGGGCACGGTGGAGGACATCTTCTATCGTCCCCAGCACCCGTACACCCAGGGCCTGCTGCGTTCCATTCCGAAGCGCGGCGGGGGATCGCGGGAGCGGCTGATTCCGATTGAAGGCACACCGCCGGATCTGCTGAATCCGCCGCCCGGCTGTCCGTTTATGGACCGCTGCCCGCATGCTTTTGCCCGCTGCAGTGAACGTCCGCCGGTAGTAGAGCTTGCACCTGGCCACCGCTCGATGTGCTGGCTGGCTGAAGGTGCAGAGCAGCAGGCGGCAGTTACAGTGGGGAGGGATTCCGGTGAGTGA
- a CDS encoding ABC transporter ATP-binding protein → MSESKVLVDVNNLKKHFSKGKDIRGRDTAVLKAVDGVSFQIRQGETFGLVGESGSGKSTVGRCLLRLYDYTDGEVFYDGQPLGKLGEKGLKPFRRRIQSIFQDPYSSLNPSLNVLELISEPMRIHGLYPGEERKEAVAELLEKVGLKREHLYRFPHEFSGGQRQRISIARALSVRPEFVVCDEPISALDVSVQAQVVNMLEDLQSEFGLTYLFIAHDLSMVRHISDRIGVMYGGRLVEVAESDELYDNPQHPYTKALLSSILETDPLKASQRIRLDAYSVTRGDEEAAVLREVSPGHYVAGDFTD, encoded by the coding sequence GTGAGTGAGAGCAAGGTGCTCGTAGATGTGAACAATCTCAAGAAGCATTTCTCCAAGGGCAAGGATATACGCGGGCGCGATACGGCTGTGCTTAAGGCCGTGGACGGCGTCAGCTTCCAGATCCGCCAGGGCGAGACCTTCGGACTGGTGGGTGAATCCGGGAGCGGCAAGTCAACGGTCGGCCGCTGTCTGCTCCGCCTGTACGATTATACGGACGGCGAGGTATTCTATGACGGTCAGCCGCTGGGCAAGCTGGGCGAGAAAGGGCTGAAGCCGTTCCGCAGACGGATTCAGTCGATTTTCCAGGACCCGTACTCTTCACTGAACCCCAGCCTGAATGTGCTGGAATTGATCAGTGAGCCGATGCGGATCCATGGACTCTACCCAGGTGAAGAACGCAAGGAAGCCGTGGCGGAGCTGCTGGAGAAGGTTGGTCTCAAAAGAGAGCATCTCTACCGCTTCCCGCATGAGTTCAGCGGCGGGCAACGCCAGCGGATCTCCATCGCCCGGGCGCTGTCGGTCCGGCCCGAGTTCGTCGTCTGCGACGAGCCGATCTCGGCGCTGGATGTCTCCGTGCAGGCCCAGGTCGTCAATATGCTGGAGGATCTGCAGTCCGAATTCGGACTGACCTATCTGTTCATCGCCCATGATCTGTCGATGGTCCGGCATATTTCTGACCGGATCGGCGTCATGTACGGCGGCCGCCTCGTTGAGGTTGCGGAGAGCGATGAGCTGTATGACAATCCGCAGCATCCGTATACCAAAGCGCTGCTGTCTTCCATTCTGGAGACCGACCCGCTGAAGGCCAGCCAGCGAATCCGGCTGGATGCCTACTCGGTAACGCGTGGGGATGAGGAAGCCGCTGTGTTGCGGGAAGTCAGCCCGGGGCATTACGTGGCTGGTGATTTTACGGACTGA
- a CDS encoding MBL fold metallo-hydrolase: protein MFKWKRGPVTLFQSDLYLTNSLVVETADCVLVADPCWLPREVEEIRQYTEDILGGRRLLLLFTHSDFDHIIGYGAFRDAEVIASRALADKSAGEREDILEQIRAFDDSYYLRRDYEITYPQVDHVMEEEGQTLVFGDLKLTGYAAPGHTDDGLFTIVESAGLFIAGDYLSDVEFPYIYDSSLAYEVTLGKLEQILARHPFTLLVPGHGEATDSSVELERRREESLKYIHNMRMAVASGIQETVDALIEGCAFPRNMSNFHRSNQELITKELAGEAED from the coding sequence ATGTTTAAATGGAAGCGTGGCCCCGTCACTCTGTTCCAGAGTGATCTCTACCTGACGAATTCACTTGTTGTAGAGACGGCGGATTGTGTGCTGGTAGCGGATCCTTGCTGGCTGCCCCGTGAGGTGGAGGAAATTAGGCAGTACACGGAGGATATTCTCGGCGGGCGGAGACTGCTGCTGTTATTCACCCATTCCGATTTCGATCATATTATCGGGTATGGGGCCTTCAGGGATGCCGAAGTCATCGCAAGCAGGGCATTGGCGGACAAAAGCGCCGGGGAACGCGAAGATATTCTTGAACAGATCCGGGCATTTGACGATAGTTATTATCTCAGGAGAGACTATGAAATCACGTATCCGCAGGTGGATCATGTGATGGAAGAGGAAGGGCAGACGCTGGTATTCGGGGATTTGAAGCTGACAGGCTATGCTGCTCCGGGCCATACGGATGACGGGCTATTTACAATAGTGGAGTCTGCCGGGCTGTTTATTGCCGGAGACTACTTATCTGACGTGGAGTTCCCCTATATCTATGACAGCAGTCTGGCTTACGAAGTAACGCTCGGCAAGCTGGAGCAGATATTGGCCCGGCACCCGTTCACGCTGCTGGTCCCCGGACACGGGGAGGCAACGGACAGCAGCGTAGAACTGGAGCGGCGCAGGGAAGAGAGCCTGAAGTATATCCACAACATGCGTATGGCTGTAGCTTCAGGCATCCAGGAAACGGTTGATGCTCTGATCGAAGGCTGTGCTTTCCCGCGCAATATGTCCAACTTCCACCGCAGCAATCAGGAGCTGATCACGAAGGAGCTGGCCGGGGAAGCGGAAGACTGA
- a CDS encoding SDR family oxidoreductase, producing MGKIICITGASSGIGLASALKFANEGWTVYAGTRHLERDQELYRNVDNLHFVELEVTQPDSIQRVIDQIDQEHGTLDVLFCNAGFGYLRALGQAPFTDIERIFDTNVYGVMHTIRAALPLLRKTGYGHIVATSSVGGLIGQPMNEIYCASKFAVEGLLESLATYYKPQFNIDITLLEPGAIATEFNKTVLGHVADTGGILEDEYKPILDAYTGTFLKRNVEPQTAESVADVMWDLVQLETKPLRLRTSERAEEFVSRKVSTDPTGLDGVLHIRKIQLDM from the coding sequence ATGGGCAAAATCATCTGTATTACCGGCGCATCATCCGGCATCGGCCTGGCATCAGCGCTGAAATTCGCAAATGAAGGCTGGACCGTCTACGCCGGAACCCGCCATCTGGAGCGCGATCAGGAGCTGTACCGTAATGTGGACAATCTGCACTTCGTAGAGCTGGAGGTCACGCAGCCGGACAGCATTCAGCGGGTTATCGACCAGATCGATCAGGAGCACGGGACACTGGATGTACTGTTCTGCAACGCCGGGTTCGGCTATCTCCGGGCACTTGGACAGGCTCCATTCACTGATATCGAGCGCATCTTCGACACTAATGTGTACGGGGTTATGCATACGATCCGGGCCGCACTGCCCCTGCTGCGTAAGACCGGTTACGGCCATATTGTCGCTACCTCCAGTGTCGGCGGGCTCATTGGACAACCGATGAACGAGATCTACTGCGCCAGCAAATTCGCGGTGGAAGGGCTGCTGGAGAGTCTGGCTACCTATTACAAGCCGCAATTCAATATCGACATTACCCTGCTTGAGCCGGGGGCTATCGCTACAGAATTTAATAAGACCGTTCTTGGGCATGTAGCGGACACCGGCGGCATCCTTGAAGATGAGTACAAGCCGATTCTCGATGCCTATACAGGGACCTTCCTGAAACGGAATGTAGAACCGCAAACTGCTGAGTCTGTTGCAGATGTTATGTGGGATCTGGTTCAGCTGGAGACCAAGCCGCTGCGCCTGCGCACCTCCGAACGGGCCGAAGAATTCGTCTCCCGCAAGGTCAGTACAGACCCTACCGGACTTGACGGTGTACTTCATATTCGCAAAATCCAGCTGGATATGTAA